ATGCTAAGGTattagtttcgaaagttttagctTTTATTTAAAGTCCAAACTCCTTCTTCAACGGtaagtatatctcgtcttgagaTTGTTGGTTGAAAAATGACTGTGATACAAAGATATACTAACCGGCGaaatacaacccaatgaagaatgtAGAAATTAAACGGAAGTAAACttaattgaaattacaaagaagaattcgaaacaataaaccgtaaagatgtaagccgagtcgacgAGTCCTCTTTCCGCTAGACGAGATACGctccggtagtgctctcggtttggcgtgtcgtccccaaagatgaaacgacttcgtctctgaagtagcagcaccgctagcagcagagctccggcgaacgggagtaaggcggggcagagcttcgacaagaagattatgcagagagggagagagcatgtatgcaagaatgcttgagtttgttgtcttttgaatgcaatggatgcatgcctatttataggccaagtccaatCGCAGGGGTTGCTGGAGTCAACAGACATAATGTCTGTCATCATGGCCATTGACTGTAACCACTGGGGGTTACTGATTGGTGCACTAGCcgttgggagctgaagagacacgatgcatctggacacactacacgacgtgatacaccatggaccgtcggggtccatcggggaccttttgtctcccgttatgcgtcggggtccagcggagACCTGACGTGAACCAGGACCACCATGAGTCGGggtccgtcggggatagcgtggagtttgagaTGGTCTAAAAGgaacaagcggggcttgaaccacgctcaacgaccacaGGTTGCGGTGCGTGGCTCGCGGAGGCGCGCgggtgtgcgcgcgtgtgggctctgtcacccatcttatttcacgataattattatacataataattcatcttattaaatacttcatcaaagaagtttatcatccacgatgtgagataattaacacttagttaattaattcctttatttttttcatagctcatttctacCTTTATTGTGactaactttaatatattatttctcacttaccgggaatcggatttgagaaaatgaatatgctacggtcatctactcggaacgtagatcgacagtattgcatttaatttcacaaaattaaatgtcttgtaacatttattattagtcaaagtcatatgaccaagcacgattccaacaattaACACCCTACCCTTTTCTATTTCGATTtctttttagggataatttccATGTACCTAATTTTgagcatttttttataaaatgctGTCGATTAgtgtttttatttgaatattttatgaaaagattgaaaatagaaattgaTTTATGACCCGGACATTTCACTCTACAAAATGATGAGACTGTTTGCCAAAATGACGAGACTGTAAGTGATTAACTCATGATAGGTGAGAAAATTAAAGTAAGACTCATATTTTAATGCTACCATTTTTACTAAAACTGAAGTACcactttaaataaataaataaataaatatagaaattcacaagctaaataaagaaacagagagaaaaaatatgTGGACACATACACTATACATACAGAGTGGAGAGTGGAGTGTATCTATCTATTCCAGACTTTTTCTGATTAATTTGGAATCAATTTTGTAACCGACCTTTCTTGAATTTGGACGCACTCGCATCAAGATTGACTCAAAAATTATTTCCTCAAAAACATTTCCTTTTCTGTCTCTGCACTTCCACCATTAACCAAcgctaaaaaaaattgattttttcgAACCCTTGATGAAATAATGCGAAAAAACTTTATTGGGTTGAAAATGAGTGAAGAAAGAGGAGTAATGCAGATATTTTAGAGCCCAATTTGAGTAATGATTATTGCTTCGTTTTCATCAATCGAGAGGGCAGCTTCTGATTCGTATATACAGATACAGGgccatatatacacacacacacttaaTTTTAGGTATTTCCGATCATTTGTTCCCTTTCTGGATTAGATGTCTGAATTGGTGGCTCGAACTGGTCGGCAGCAGCAGCGTTACGAGGATGGTTACCGTCTCATTGCTGGGTATCTCTTTCTCTTCAATTTTTCAATTTgtgtatttaaaatttttaattttgatgagGCGTGCATATTTGCTTGCATGAAGGATTATGCTAAACGTTTCCAATTGGGGAATGTGGAGAAATTTGAGCTAGTTTTGTTAACTGAGGaatgtgtgattttttttgtttgggaTCTTGTTGCTTGGATCATTTTAGATGGTTGTGGCTGCTAGGTTTTGCTTGATTAGAATGAAATGTGCAATCTTTGATGAAATGGCATGTGAATGTTGTTTCTGAGTTGGCCTGATTACTGGATATTTTCTTTCTCCCTGTTGGTAATGGTGCTGGGGAACTTGTAGTGAAATCAGTTATAGTCATCCCCTTTGTGTGGTTTTTAGATTcttgtttttcttccttttgtTACTTGGGGCTTCTTTTGCCAATTGATTCGATTTTTGGGTGTTCTGCAACTAAGTGTTTTCTGATCGCTTGAGAAAAAGCTCTCAAGTTTTGATTTTAGCTTCCATACTGGTTTTGTGCCTCATTCTTGTCTAGGTTCACAGGGGAATACTTTCAATGAATATTTTCCTCATTCCTCCGTAAACTTATGGGGGGACATAAATAGCATATAAGTCTTTCCAACCTCAGAAATCTTTATGATTCAAGATACCATGCTTCTCCTCTCTATAATGGTTCAAACATGTCTACAGTTTTTACAGAGTCGGCCGCTTTATATGCTAGTGTTCACTGTTCACTGACCATTTGTTTCTTCCATAAACTTGACTATTACAATCTGTTATTAGCGCTGGTTTCTTTTTCCTGAGAGATGATTTCTCTTCAGGAGCAGTAAAACATGAATTTTTCCTGCTTATATGGCAAATCTTGAATTGGAAAAGTTTGACATTCTTCTCCTGTTTCTATGGGCTGAGAAGTGAAGTAGGAAAAGTGGATGCTTTCTGTGGTTTTTACTGTTTAAGCATTTTATCAGTCTCTATGGTTAGCAAAAAATCTGATAATCAGAAGATTGTGGGGGATCTCTGGAGGAAGTTTAGGTAAGATCCGATTCTGGATTTCTTGGTGGGTTTTGACTTCTAGAGATTTTGAAACATTCATATGGCCTCGTTTGGAGTCTTGTTCCGAAGTTCGTATGTTTGTCTTCTGGGATCCCTTGTCTCCGTGTACCTTGTTACTTGATCTAAtaaatttgttttgtttgtttatttaaaaAGCATTCACCATATTGTATCTTTGCTGATCAGAAGTGTGATTTCCCAGGTGTATTCCCTTCAGACATAGGACTATGAAAGATGATAATGGTGGCACAAATGAGAATATAGTCGAAGTATTAATGATCAACTCGACTGGTGGACCTGGTCTTTTGTTTCCAAAGGTTGGATCTTTGAACTATGTCACTGGCACACTGCATAAAGCATGTTTTTTTTCTGTTCACTGCTACGCTGTTGGTTGCAGTGTCATGTTGTTGCTGATAAAATGAGATAAGATATAGATCATGCATTACCATCGCTAGGAAGCATCTTCTGATAAATGTTTTAAACTAGAAAGTTTGCTGTACCTGTGGCTTTTAAGGTTTAGCTAAGGCGTAAAGGAAGATGGGAACTGGATAAGACAAATTAAGTACATAGTGTTGATTTTTGATGATAACTGAAGTTAGGCAAGCTccagtaatttttttaatgcttTCGGACTTCGTAACGGTGGTTAGTAATACAATTGTTTTCTCCCTCAGTACCTAAATTTCCCTCGTAGAAATAGACAACCTGTTCTTATCTCTCTAATCTGTCAATTTTGACCCGTCAGGAAAGGCTCACTTTTTCAAATACTGATAGGGTGGCCATTCTCTTACTATCTTTTCAAGTTTGTATTCAGTTTTTTCCATCTTTCAGAAGTTACAAGCTCCTATTTATAGCAAAACTCGAGTTTTCGAGTAAACTATTTCAGGGTTGCACTCATTTTCCATACAAAACAACAATGAGGCGTTTCTTGAACATTCCACTCCCTTGTTCTACACCTATTTGAACGTTGGGGATTTTCTAATGACTCCTCGAGCTAATCTTTCCTTTTATTAGAACAATAGTGCTGACAGAGTGATACTCATGTTCTTCATTTTATCTTTGTCAGTGGTATAACATCATTTCCCTCAGTAATTATCTCATTCTAGAAAGTACAGCAATTCTTAGCTTAGGCTATCTATGTTGTTAGACATGCGATAGTTAAACTTGAAGGTTAATATTTGATTGGATGTGTTTATGGTTTTAGTGTGCTTAGATATATGACAGAGGTCACATATGACATTTTTATGACTTAAACTAAAGAAGTCTTGTTTAGTTATGGTTGAGTGATACGTGGTGATATACACAACTTTGAATTTGGATGACATATGTTTGTCATATGAGATGAATGCAACAAAATGATGGTTATTTTGAGCAATTAATCCTTATATTATTAATGCCCTGCCTTTTCTTTCTACTGTCATTTTCTGTAGGGTGGGTGGGAGAATGATGAAACGGCTGAGGAGGCCGCTGAGAGGGAAGCCATGGAAGAGGCTGGAGTTCGAGGCGATCTAGTGGTAAAATATTATGTGATGCGCCTATTTCTTTGTTGTTTGCTCAATTGCATTCCTATGACTTAGTTTTATATCAAAACCTGCCTAATTTAAGCAAACTAGCACGTTGATCGAACGAAGAAGTGCATTTGTGTAATTTAATTATGAACTATACCTTAAATGAAAGCTAAGAACACTGTCATCTGCTGTGGAGTCTACACGTCTCTCTCATGCTTGTTCTTTTGTCAGCATTTTCTTGGTTGCTACTCTTTCAAGAGCAAAACACTCCAGGATGAATACAGCCCAGAAGGGCTGTGTCGAGCAGCTATGTATGCCTTGCACGTGAAGGAGGAACTCGACTCGTGGCCCGAGAAGAGCCATCGGCAGAGGAGCTGGCTAACCGTCGGGGAAGCGATCGGATGCTGCAGGCATGCGTGGATGCGGGAGGCGCTCGAGAAAGGTTTCTCAAAGTGGTGTGATGATGGCATGATCCACACTTTGCCAAGAAAGGGGTCAAGTTGACATTTTTAACATTGAATCTTTAGTTAGAACAATTATCTAGCTGTTTATGCTGATTCTTGGTGCCTGTTtgcgctctctctctctctcacacacacacacacacattttaAAATTCCCTTAATTTGGAGAACGTAGGAACTTTGAGAGTAAGATGCAAATAGATTGTGATGTTTTTTAGGTGTAAAGGGATTTCGTATTGGGTTATCTGAAATGATCTTTTAAAATAATTAGGAGCTAATTTAAACTATTGATCACGTACAAAGTACTTATGTCATAAAAAAACTATAAAGAATCAAATACTATATACACATACTGATAAAAGAACAACATtagttatgaaataaatttgGAAAGGGAAAGAAACAGCCCAATTATTTGTATTGGAAGAGTTTTGGGGAccctaataaataaaatgacaacTCTGTTATACATTCTATGATTAATCTTCTATTTAATAAAATGCAATTATTTCATTGATGAAATAAATGAACATACATCCAAATTGATGACTCAGCCATGTGAGCATCAGGGAAAAAACGTGATGTGGAACTTCATGCTTCTAATCTTTTTCTCGTTTCTACAAGAAAAAGTTtgatactattaaaattttgaagatCATGTCATATAGTGCTAAAGTTGGAGACACGTGTATCATAAGAAAAATATTACTCACTCTTATTCCAAAACATAATCTCTCTTTTGCCATTTTGATACAGTCTCATAAAAttagtttgttttctttttgaaaaatttcacTATACATTGCACACTAACACAATAattcaatcaattttttttctctttcatattttgtcaattttaatTCAACAGGCTAGTACTATGAAAATTGCTTTCCAAGAAAGCTAAGGTCGTGTTTTTTTACCTAGATGAATTCTCATTTCTGAAAGTTTGATAAGAAAATGTGACCGTCTACGTTTTATATCTTTTCATGGTCGATATGGAACCTTCGGAACATGGTGATTTTCTAGAAACTCAACCCCAGTTAGAATAAGGAAAAGAAGCGTCTATTTTGATGGCTTGGTATGTGGATTAGAGGTTGGTGTTCGATGTTTTCTTTTTCACCTAAACGGGTTGTATATGATTTTATCAACATTAGAAGGTGAAAAGAACCAAAGAATCCAAGAAAAAGCACACCTTAGTGATGGAGGTGCCATGGTACGTTTTCACTCTCACCTTTTTTTTGGGTAATGCAGATGCTTTTGTTTCGGTCTTGGTTTCTCgttttgtgttattttttgcTGTCTTTGGCTTTTTGTTGTTCTTGTTGGAGGGACATCTTTTTATGGCACGTGTTTGTTGCTGCTCTCTCTGATTTCTGCTTAGGTCTTTGTTTTTGTGAGGTTTGTGGCCTTGTGGGGGTGTTTGTGACAGCCCCAAGCTTATGCTTTTCTTAGTTTTCTTTTGGTGTGGTCTCTGGTTCGTTTATACTTTTGGACTTTTAACTCGCCAACGTTTCATGGTTTGAGCATGCTTCGTTCTTATACataaaaagaaggaaaatgcTTAAAAAGCTATTACCATTACGTACAAAAAATAGATTATGTATTTGATGACTTGGCCAAACTATCGTTATTTTTTATGCTGCATATAATAACATCTGGTTTTCAATCCCAATATAatcatatactatatatatcttttaaattattatgtcaaataaacaaacacacacacactaatattTGAGTGATTGGAACACTTCCGATTTTTAATTGGAGAAGAAGCTCCCTACCTACAGATTGCACTTGTCTGTTGTTTCATGTAAGTTATGGAAAATAAGCCAAAGTAAAACTGATTATTGTGATTAtcattatttcaaaaaataatcgCACACAAACGTCTTTATCTTGACTAAATTCTGCGTGACTTCCTAAAAGATGTGAAAATTGATATACCACCAGTTATCCATAAAAAATGAGTCACAAGAAAAAGATGGACATAAATTGTACTCCTGCTTGGATAAATAAGATAAAAGATTACTCCATTTCTGTGCACGCATCTTCCATTAGTTAGAAATAATCTCTTCAAAGTTCACAGCTCTATTGGTTTTGGATCCCTTCACTGACTTCACTCAATTaatcataaatcaaaacatTCATCAAAATCCAAACCCATATATATATCAACAACTTATTTGCTGTTTCCTGGTAAAAGACTAACAACCCTTATACTATTATGATTAATACATTAATATGCGGAATTTGATTTGATGCTTGTAAAAAAATTTTGAGTTGATGAACCTACATTTATGAATATGACTATTGTTTACACGatgaaattgttttattttatgtgattgCACTATTAACAAAATATCTTGTGAgcttaaaataaatgaattaggTTGAAAACAGGGTTTAGCTATGAAAATTAACCTCTAAATTACACTACAACCAAAGCTAATCAACAAGAAATTCAAGTGGAAACTCCAATAGAACACttaaatatcaaaattaaataaatcaagaAATAATTACATCGCATCTAGATTTTGAAGGAAATCAAATAGGTCTGGGGAAATCCCCTCAACCATCATCGGCGAAGCAACCTCATCGTAGCCCGACACCGCGGATCTGACAGCCGCGAGGTCGGACTCCTCCCATTCAACCACTTTACCACTAAACTGCCCCAACTTTGAGACTTGTCCCTCCTCCGAGGCTGCATGAACATTGTCCTCCGCTGCGGCCGCCTTCACCGCCTCCACGTCAGCATCTTGGCCGGTGAGTTCTTGCACGAGTGACCGGAACTCCAAGGCACTAGCCTCGAACTTGATAGGGTTTGTGATGTACACAACCTTAAGTGGCtgtcttttctttatttttgggCTCTTGTTTGTCTTTTTTGGGattctttccatttttttctgaaattggTGACTTGAGAGGAGGAAATGAAGTGGggtttgttta
This portion of the Salvia splendens isolate huo1 chromosome 10, SspV2, whole genome shotgun sequence genome encodes:
- the LOC121750087 gene encoding nudix hydrolase 16, mitochondrial-like; this encodes MSELVARTGRQQQRYEDGYRLIAGCIPFRHRTMKDDNGGTNENIVEVLMINSTGGPGLLFPKGGWENDETAEEAAEREAMEEAGVRGDLVHFLGCYSFKSKTLQDEYSPEGLCRAAMYALHVKEELDSWPEKSHRQRSWLTVGEAIGCCRHAWMREALEKGFSKWCDDGMIHTLPRKGSS
- the LOC121752689 gene encoding uncharacterized protein LOC121752689 is translated as MERIPKKTNKSPKIKKRQPLKVVYITNPIKFEASALEFRSLVQELTGQDADVEAVKAAAAEDNVHAASEEGQVSKLGQFSGKVVEWEESDLAAVRSAVSGYDEVASPMMVEGISPDLFDFLQNLDAM